The stretch of DNA CCACGTTGGCGCCACCAAAATCACGTGCTGCGCGAGTGTCGATAAATACATCAATAATTTCATCCGACTTTACTTCGGATTTGTTGGCATGCTTTGCCAGTATCTTTTCTATTAAGTTCATATTATATAATTTTTATTTCATTTATTTTTCATGTGATTAGTGTTTATGCTGTCAGGATGAGTTTATCGAAGACTGACATTCATCAAATAATCTACTTATTTAACCACTAAGACACTAAGTACACTAAGCAACTTTATTTAAGCCTGTCTTTAAAAGGTTCAAAGGTCATGAAGTCGGCATGATGAACAACAAAGGCTTCGGTGGTTCTTTTAACCATATCGCCTTCGCCGGCATGTGTTGCAATAATATGACAAACATCAGCCGGAACACCACACTGTTCAGCTAATGAAACTCCGGAGAACGGATGACGTAAATATTTCCCATATTTTCCCTGAACTGATTTTCCGTCTTTCATTTCATATTCTAAAAGTTTACCAACGTCAGCAAGAATAGCACCTGCTATAAGTACATCAAGATTTACCGGTAAATCATTCTTGAAAAATTTATTCATCTGGTCGGCGCAATCCTTGGCAATATGTACTACTGCACGTTTGTGATCCATGAATGATACTTTTAAATCAGGTCCGGCAAGTAAAGTAAAAGGAATAGTATTCAGGTCGTCAACAGTAAGAACACTTTTCTGAAGTGCCAGTGCCCAGGTGTTGGTAGTCTTTTCGCGAAGATCGGCATTTTTTATCCATTCCAGTTCCGGCCATAATTTTTTTGCTTTATCAATAAATTCTTGTTTAATATTGTCGCACATATTTTTTTCTCCTTTATTTATTATAAGAAGAGACGTCGCATGCAACGTCTCATTCTCAGTTTAAAATATTTTGATTTTTTTATTTCAGTTTAGCAATGATTGCATCGGCCATTTGTTTAGTTGAAGCAGCGCCCTGGTTAATAACTTCAGGAGTACCTTTCATTTTCAACATATCATAAGCCCTGACTTTACCTTCTTTCACAACATCGCCAACAGCTTTGCGAATGCGGTTAGCCAATTCCATTTCGTTCAGATGTTCAAGCATCATCACTGCTGAAAGCACCATGGCTATTGGGTTTACAATAGATACTTTATAATCGGCATATTTAGGAGCCGAGCCATGTGTGGGTTCAAAAACAGCTACGCCTGATTCTGGGTTGAATTGTGCTGAAGTAGCAAAACCAAGTCCTCCGATTAAACCTGCGAATGCATCGGATACGATGTCGCCAAACATGTTTTCGGAAACAATTACATGGTAGTTTTCAGGATTTTTTGTTAGCCACATCATCATTGCATCGATGTTTACGTCTTCAACCCAAATGTTCGGATATTCTTTTTTACTCATTTCCTGTGCAATTTTCAGCATCATTCCTGATGTTTCACGAATCACATTTGGTTTTTCGCAAAGCGTAACTTTATCAAAACCACGTTTCTTAGCATATTCAAATGCTGCTTTAATAATGCGGGTACAATATTTTTTTGTAACAATACGAGTAGAAACAGCTAATTCAGGACGCGGACACCATGCAAAATTATCTTTGAATCTTGGGTGAGACATTAATGCATCATATACATTGTCGGGAGGATTGGTCCATTCCACACCACCATATAAACCTTCAGTGTTCTGACGAAAGATCATACAATCAACTACCGGTTCATCTACGCCGCCATTAGAAGCACGACGAACAAAGTTGAGCGGATTGCCAACCAAAGTCTGACATGGACGCATGCAAATATCCAGTCCAAACTTCTGACGCATAGTAACAATAGGACTGTAATATACAAATCCTTTATCTTTTAATTCGGGCGCCAGTTCAGCAGTTGCTTTGTCTTTTGGTTTTGAGGTAATAGCTCCAAACAATCCGATTTTATGTTTTTCCAAAAGTTTCAATGTACGGTCGGGTAGCGGATTTCCTTCCTTGCACCAAAACTCCCAGCCTATATCTCCATTGACATATTCTGCATCAAAGCCAGCAGCAGTTAGTACACGGATGGTTTCTTCCAACACTACATTACCAATGCCATCTCCGGGCATAGCTACAATTGTTCTTTTTGCCATATATATAAGTTTTTTTAATGATTTATGCCACGAAATTACAATAGAAAAAGCAAATTGCAATATTTTCAATATACTGCAAACACCCTTATTCATTAAGCATCTCGTAATATGCAACTTTTAAAACATTCGATTG from Bacteroidales bacterium encodes:
- a CDS encoding isocitrate/isopropylmalate family dehydrogenase, whose product is MAKRTIVAMPGDGIGNVVLEETIRVLTAAGFDAEYVNGDIGWEFWCKEGNPLPDRTLKLLEKHKIGLFGAITSKPKDKATAELAPELKDKGFVYYSPIVTMRQKFGLDICMRPCQTLVGNPLNFVRRASNGGVDEPVVDCMIFRQNTEGLYGGVEWTNPPDNVYDALMSHPRFKDNFAWCPRPELAVSTRIVTKKYCTRIIKAAFEYAKKRGFDKVTLCEKPNVIRETSGMMLKIAQEMSKKEYPNIWVEDVNIDAMMMWLTKNPENYHVIVSENMFGDIVSDAFAGLIGGLGFATSAQFNPESGVAVFEPTHGSAPKYADYKVSIVNPIAMVLSAVMMLEHLNEMELANRIRKAVGDVVKEGKVRAYDMLKMKGTPEVINQGAASTKQMADAIIAKLK
- a CDS encoding HDIG domain-containing protein; the protein is MCDNIKQEFIDKAKKLWPELEWIKNADLREKTTNTWALALQKSVLTVDDLNTIPFTLLAGPDLKVSFMDHKRAVVHIAKDCADQMNKFFKNDLPVNLDVLIAGAILADVGKLLEYEMKDGKSVQGKYGKYLRHPFSGVSLAEQCGVPADVCHIIATHAGEGDMVKRTTEAFVVHHADFMTFEPFKDRLK